A genomic stretch from Candidatus Palauibacter polyketidifaciens includes:
- the gmk gene encoding guanylate kinase, whose product MSPAATGSRTLFPVILAGPSGAGKTTIRDRLLAETGSPGFYFSVSMTTRAPRAGERDGVDYRFVSRPRFEALVDSGAMLECATVHGERYGTPRDNLDRAREAGAHLLLDIDVQGARQVWEAVAEVLSIFIVPPTAARIARQLRGRGSESPEQLRRRLTNARSELEAAAEFDRLVVNDRIEDAVAEVSALASKGLVPDRRLGAAERRHVQRIIGELDAV is encoded by the coding sequence GTGAGCCCCGCGGCGACCGGGTCGCGTACCCTCTTTCCCGTCATCCTCGCGGGACCCTCCGGAGCGGGGAAGACGACGATCCGCGATCGGCTGCTCGCCGAGACCGGTTCCCCCGGGTTTTATTTCTCGGTTTCGATGACGACGCGGGCGCCGCGGGCGGGCGAACGGGATGGAGTAGACTACCGGTTCGTCTCGCGGCCCCGGTTCGAGGCGCTGGTGGATTCCGGCGCGATGCTCGAATGCGCGACCGTCCACGGCGAACGCTACGGGACCCCGCGGGACAACCTCGACCGGGCGCGGGAAGCCGGCGCCCACCTCCTGCTCGACATCGACGTGCAGGGGGCTCGGCAGGTGTGGGAGGCCGTCGCGGAGGTCCTCTCGATCTTCATCGTCCCCCCCACCGCGGCCCGGATCGCGCGGCAGCTGCGGGGGCGGGGCAGCGAGAGTCCGGAGCAGCTCCGGCGGCGGCTCACGAACGCCCGATCGGAGCTGGAAGCCGCGGCGGAGTTCGATCGTCTCGTCGTCAATGACCGGATCGAGGACGCCGTCGCCGAAGTGTCGGCGCTCGCGTCTAAGGGGCTCGTACCGGACCGCCGTCTCGGAGCGGCGGAGCGGC
- a CDS encoding YicC/YloC family endoribonuclease, producing the protein MIRSMTGYGSATVTREGGTVTVEARSVNSRGLKVVVKAPPGRERWESELRTLSESRARRGRLDLFVRVEGASDEGDASLDEARVREVLDACARLRDDFGVSGEPDIASLLRVGGIFRKAGGEGAEFVPEMEDVKEAAADALDLLVEMRDREGARLEVDLRGRLAGIREAVDGAEVLAPERLERERRRLRDAVVDLAGKGLDEDRLTREIALIADRWEISEELVRARSHVEAFEEFLEAPIDEPVGRRLGFLVQELQREVNTLGAKANDSRISRLVVEAKNEIERLREQVENVE; encoded by the coding sequence GTGATTCGCAGCATGACCGGCTACGGGTCGGCGACCGTGACGCGGGAGGGCGGCACGGTCACGGTCGAAGCGCGCTCGGTGAATTCCCGGGGGCTGAAGGTCGTGGTGAAGGCGCCCCCCGGCCGGGAGCGCTGGGAAAGCGAGCTTCGCACCCTCTCGGAGTCCCGGGCCCGCCGCGGCCGGCTGGATCTCTTCGTCCGCGTGGAGGGCGCGTCGGACGAGGGCGACGCTAGCCTGGACGAGGCACGCGTACGGGAAGTGCTCGATGCGTGCGCACGGCTTCGGGATGACTTCGGGGTTTCCGGCGAACCGGACATCGCTTCGCTGCTTCGCGTGGGCGGCATCTTCCGGAAAGCGGGCGGCGAGGGCGCGGAGTTCGTCCCGGAGATGGAGGATGTGAAGGAGGCGGCGGCGGACGCGCTCGACCTCCTGGTGGAGATGCGGGACCGGGAAGGGGCCCGGCTCGAAGTCGACCTGCGGGGACGGCTGGCGGGAATCCGGGAGGCGGTCGATGGCGCGGAGGTGCTGGCGCCGGAACGGCTCGAACGCGAGCGGCGCCGGCTTCGCGACGCGGTCGTGGACCTCGCCGGGAAGGGCCTGGATGAGGATCGGCTAACGCGCGAGATCGCGCTCATTGCGGACCGCTGGGAGATCAGCGAGGAACTCGTGCGCGCCCGCTCGCACGTCGAAGCCTTCGAGGAGTTCCTCGAGGCCCCGATCGACGAGCCCGTGGGGCGGCGGCTCGGCTTCCTCGTGCAGGAGTTGCAGCGCGAGGTCAACACGCTGGGCGCAAAGGCGAATGACTCCCGAATATCGAGACTCGTGGTGGAAGCGAAGAACGAGATCGAGAGGCTCCGGGAGCAGGTGGAAAACGTCGAGTGA
- a CDS encoding TonB-dependent receptor plug domain-containing protein, with amino-acid sequence MTKIFLRVLGAGAEFFRRLPGALLLTFAGISAAHAQDPPIPDSLEIVPDSVLAAFADSTPGRAQSFPGRLTGLRGPTHEIFDCDRECVHASPSFTLLELLLEHVPGITGVRGEFFQGPHHVFDGGFGPGFAALYVDGREILPLSRTQTDLRRVSLNYVDRVRVYRGADGLVIDVDLIRHDGVQAYSRVSGLTGDPRSEILDAVFANSLGGASNIEASFERYDVQDRQNNQDRFAVQGRFSWMPRSNDFGMQFEVRNETIERTGLDTLEFSRREFVLRTRANLGERAQLEAYGQATSFTDVVANLPDSISPPQRGADGVGVRFSAQPGSGGISMGLRFAGRDPYASRLADLSAWQPIGPFALEGGAELASWNEFPTKSWRAGAAFRETLLFPIELRAFTAEGTRGIGFPQHPMLDTLPMSEFLPADSLRFDSRGASAALAVGPFNLSGRYSAQWMDRQVGFGAPFDRLVVADSSEVDITSLEVRFDGPVVPLGVLLRGVEPIRLRASWRKFDSRGAETLFLPERLFRTELYLYDTFFDEHLRIWVSVFIDRRGERLVPVPGSPDPVMLDADSWMGGHLMFKIADFRFFWRFGNLGADRIGDFQGAHFPRQLNVFGLRWEFFN; translated from the coding sequence GTGACGAAGATCTTCCTCCGCGTTCTCGGCGCCGGCGCGGAGTTCTTCCGCAGGCTGCCGGGCGCGCTGCTGCTCACCTTCGCGGGCATCTCCGCGGCGCACGCCCAGGACCCGCCGATCCCCGACAGCCTGGAGATCGTGCCCGACTCGGTCCTCGCCGCCTTCGCCGACAGCACGCCGGGACGGGCCCAGAGCTTTCCGGGGCGGCTGACGGGGCTGCGCGGCCCGACGCACGAGATCTTCGACTGCGACCGCGAGTGCGTGCACGCGTCGCCCTCGTTCACCCTCCTCGAACTCCTGCTCGAGCACGTTCCGGGCATCACGGGGGTTCGCGGGGAGTTCTTTCAGGGGCCCCACCACGTCTTCGACGGCGGCTTTGGGCCGGGGTTCGCGGCCCTATACGTCGACGGCCGCGAAATCCTCCCCCTCTCCCGGACTCAGACGGACCTCCGGCGCGTGTCGCTGAACTACGTCGACCGGGTGCGCGTGTATCGCGGCGCGGACGGCCTCGTCATCGACGTGGACCTCATCCGCCACGACGGCGTCCAGGCCTACTCCCGCGTGAGCGGGCTGACGGGGGATCCCCGCTCCGAGATCCTCGACGCCGTCTTCGCCAACTCGCTGGGCGGGGCGTCCAACATCGAAGCCTCCTTCGAGCGGTACGACGTCCAGGATCGGCAGAACAACCAGGATCGATTCGCCGTACAGGGCCGCTTCTCGTGGATGCCGCGCTCCAACGACTTCGGGATGCAGTTCGAGGTTCGCAACGAGACCATCGAGCGCACCGGGCTCGACACGCTCGAGTTCTCCCGCAGGGAGTTTGTGCTCCGCACGCGGGCGAACCTCGGGGAACGGGCCCAGCTCGAAGCCTACGGGCAGGCCACGAGTTTCACGGATGTCGTCGCCAACCTCCCGGACAGCATTTCGCCGCCGCAACGGGGTGCGGATGGCGTCGGCGTACGGTTCTCGGCGCAACCGGGGTCGGGCGGGATCTCGATGGGCCTCCGTTTCGCCGGGCGTGACCCCTACGCATCGCGCCTCGCGGATCTCTCCGCCTGGCAGCCCATCGGTCCCTTCGCGCTCGAGGGGGGAGCCGAACTCGCGAGCTGGAACGAGTTCCCGACGAAGTCCTGGCGGGCGGGGGCGGCCTTCCGGGAGACGCTCCTCTTTCCGATCGAGTTGAGGGCGTTCACGGCGGAGGGAACGCGGGGGATCGGCTTTCCCCAACATCCCATGCTCGACACCCTCCCGATGTCGGAATTCCTGCCTGCGGACAGCCTGCGGTTCGACTCCCGCGGCGCCTCGGCGGCCCTCGCGGTCGGGCCGTTCAACCTCTCCGGCCGCTACTCGGCACAATGGATGGACCGGCAGGTCGGCTTCGGCGCCCCCTTCGACCGTCTCGTCGTCGCGGATTCCTCGGAGGTGGACATCACTTCGCTGGAAGTGCGCTTCGATGGGCCGGTCGTGCCCCTCGGCGTGCTGCTGCGGGGAGTGGAGCCCATCCGGCTGCGCGCTTCGTGGCGAAAGTTCGATTCCCGCGGTGCCGAGACGCTCTTTCTCCCCGAACGCCTCTTCCGCACGGAGCTGTACCTTTACGACACCTTCTTCGACGAGCACCTCCGGATCTGGGTGTCCGTGTTCATCGATCGCCGCGGGGAGCGGCTGGTCCCCGTCCCGGGTTCGCCCGATCCGGTGATGCTGGACGCTGACAGCTGGATGGGCGGACACCTGATGTTCAAGATCGCCGACTTTCGGTTCTTCTGGCGATTCGGCAACCTGGGTGCAGACCGAATCGGAGATTTTCAGGGCGCGCACTTCCCCCGGCAGCTCAACGTGTTCGGTCTTCGCTGGGAGTTCTTCAATTGA
- a CDS encoding leucyl aminopeptidase, translating to MEIRSGIPVERELDALVIPWLDDADATGEWWESAATAWLESRGGSGEASGWVRLGAVDAPDVFVVRLDAGARPMEESCRRAAGAGVRAARERGLGSVGFRVPETAGGVAWQASAEGLALGDWRYDGLRDTEGRAAAPEERILIAAGEAGPEAEAAVRRGCVLAEAQNATRELVTLPGNVATPRYLAAEAERLAGEYGFRVEVWDRGRLEEEGFGGLLTVARGSVEEPRFIEMEHEGSGGDPVVVVGKGVTFDAGGISLKPASGMEDMKYDMAGAAAVFGVMIAAARLEIPQRVIGLAPVTENLPAGDAVKPGDVIRGLSGKSIEVINTDAEGRLILSDALTYAQRLDPVAIVDMATLTGACVVALGHHAVAVLANDRNMADELSEAGEATGERTWPLPLWKVYRAQLDSDIADIKNIGGRGAGTITAGWFLREFVSDDVPWAHLDIAGTAWAKEARGWQPKGATGVGVRLVHEWLRVREGG from the coding sequence GTGGAGATACGCTCGGGGATACCTGTCGAACGGGAACTGGATGCTCTCGTCATCCCGTGGCTCGATGACGCGGATGCGACGGGCGAGTGGTGGGAAAGCGCGGCGACGGCGTGGCTGGAGAGCCGTGGGGGCTCCGGGGAGGCATCGGGCTGGGTGCGGCTCGGAGCCGTGGACGCTCCCGACGTCTTCGTCGTTCGCCTCGACGCCGGAGCGCGGCCGATGGAGGAGTCGTGCCGGCGGGCGGCGGGGGCCGGCGTCCGGGCGGCTCGCGAGCGCGGGCTCGGGTCGGTCGGGTTCCGCGTGCCGGAGACGGCGGGCGGCGTGGCGTGGCAAGCGTCCGCCGAGGGGCTCGCGCTCGGTGACTGGCGTTACGACGGACTCCGCGACACGGAGGGCCGCGCTGCCGCCCCGGAAGAGCGGATCCTCATCGCCGCGGGCGAGGCCGGCCCGGAGGCAGAAGCCGCGGTGCGGCGGGGCTGCGTGCTCGCCGAGGCGCAGAACGCCACGCGCGAACTCGTGACGCTCCCGGGCAACGTGGCGACCCCGCGCTACCTCGCCGCGGAGGCGGAGCGGCTGGCCGGAGAATACGGCTTCCGGGTTGAGGTGTGGGACCGGGGAAGGCTGGAGGAGGAGGGATTCGGGGGACTCCTCACGGTGGCCCGCGGGTCCGTGGAGGAGCCGCGCTTCATCGAGATGGAGCACGAGGGATCGGGGGGAGACCCCGTCGTCGTTGTCGGCAAGGGCGTGACCTTCGATGCCGGAGGTATCTCGCTCAAGCCCGCCTCGGGCATGGAGGACATGAAGTACGACATGGCGGGCGCCGCGGCCGTGTTCGGGGTCATGATCGCGGCGGCGCGCCTCGAGATCCCGCAGCGGGTGATCGGCCTCGCGCCCGTGACGGAGAATCTCCCGGCGGGGGACGCCGTGAAGCCGGGGGACGTGATCCGCGGACTGTCGGGCAAGTCGATCGAGGTCATCAACACGGACGCGGAGGGTCGCCTCATCCTGTCGGACGCGCTGACGTACGCACAGCGGCTGGACCCGGTGGCGATCGTCGACATGGCCACGCTGACCGGGGCCTGCGTCGTCGCCCTCGGCCATCACGCGGTGGCCGTGCTCGCGAACGACCGGAACATGGCGGACGAGCTGTCGGAGGCCGGCGAAGCGACGGGGGAACGGACGTGGCCTCTGCCGTTGTGGAAGGTCTACCGAGCCCAGCTCGACTCCGATATCGCGGACATCAAGAACATCGGCGGCCGGGGCGCGGGCACGATCACCGCGGGCTGGTTCCTGCGCGAGTTCGTGTCGGACGACGTGCCCTGGGCCCACCTCGACATCGCGGGCACGGCGTGGGCGAAGGAGGCACGCGGCTGGCAGCCGAAGGGAGCCACCGGGGTCGGAGTCCGGCTCGTCCATGAATGGCTGCGCGTCCGCGAGGGAGGGTGA
- a CDS encoding citrate/2-methylcitrate synthase gives MTAAAGKGLEGVVASQTSLSFIDGLKGILVYRGYNIHELAPNVSFPESVFLLWNGRLPRRSELDEFEVTLAAQRTLDPRTVEGLKGLPAETVPMSALRTGISLEGVYDPDAEDNSAEANRRKAERLVARTPTIIAAIHRIRQGLEPLDPDPSLSLSADFVRMANGEPGTDEAVDALDRTLLLYLDHGFNASTFACRVIAATLGDMHSAVTGGVGALKGELHGGANARAMHTLLEIGDPENVGPWLDRAFAEKRKIMGFGHRVYKTEDPRATHLREMSRVLTQQAGLGKFYEMSRKLEDRMISEKGINPNVDFYCATVYYALGIPIDLYTPLFAIGRMGGWTAHVMEQHADNRLIRPRAEYVGEMDLRWVPMDER, from the coding sequence ATGACCGCCGCCGCCGGGAAAGGGCTAGAAGGCGTCGTCGCCTCGCAGACTTCACTCAGCTTCATCGACGGACTCAAGGGCATCCTCGTCTATCGGGGCTACAACATCCACGAACTCGCGCCGAACGTCTCGTTCCCCGAGAGCGTGTTCCTGCTCTGGAACGGGCGGCTGCCAAGACGCTCGGAACTCGATGAGTTCGAGGTGACGCTGGCCGCACAGCGCACGCTGGACCCGAGAACCGTGGAGGGACTGAAGGGTCTTCCGGCGGAGACCGTGCCGATGTCGGCCCTTCGGACCGGGATCTCGCTGGAGGGCGTGTACGATCCGGATGCCGAGGACAACTCGGCCGAGGCGAACCGGCGCAAGGCCGAGCGGCTCGTAGCGCGGACCCCCACGATCATTGCGGCGATACACCGCATTCGGCAGGGGCTGGAGCCGCTGGATCCCGACCCATCGCTCTCGCTGTCCGCCGACTTCGTGAGGATGGCGAACGGCGAACCCGGCACGGACGAAGCCGTCGATGCGCTCGACCGGACGCTGCTCCTGTACCTCGACCACGGGTTCAACGCGTCGACCTTCGCGTGCCGCGTCATCGCCGCCACGCTCGGAGACATGCACTCGGCCGTGACCGGGGGCGTGGGGGCGCTGAAGGGTGAACTGCACGGCGGGGCGAACGCGAGGGCCATGCACACGCTGCTTGAGATCGGCGACCCGGAAAACGTCGGGCCGTGGCTCGACCGGGCCTTCGCGGAGAAGCGAAAGATCATGGGCTTCGGCCACCGCGTCTACAAGACGGAGGATCCGCGGGCGACGCACCTTCGCGAGATGTCCCGCGTGCTCACGCAGCAGGCGGGGCTCGGGAAGTTCTACGAGATGTCCCGGAAGCTCGAGGACCGGATGATCTCCGAGAAGGGGATCAACCCGAACGTCGACTTCTACTGCGCGACGGTCTACTACGCTCTGGGCATCCCGATCGACCTCTACACGCCGCTTTTCGCGATAGGGCGGATGGGCGGCTGGACGGCGCACGTGATGGAGCAGCACGCGGACAACCGGCTCATTCGGCCCCGTGCGGAGTATGTGGGGGAGATGGACCTGCGCTGGGTGCCGATGGACGAGCGCTGA
- a CDS encoding lysophospholipid acyltransferase family protein: MATYSQAMTDRENPKRASVSPPDWAPGPITRWLTPVTRWIITNFVAPPCVFLLFGLLNRTRVYGRRRIRHVPNTLVLSNHQSMIDSFPIAYYLFFPEKMFRPELAPWNAAAAENFFKNPFFAWVFHQFQCIPVRRGRRDLSAMIRSANVLRAGILTFFPEGTRSRDGRVGRGRAGAGMVILQTRPQVVPITLEGLDRVLPIGSRLPRIGQRVSIYVGRPVPYDDLAAEGRSRKNAQQIVDRVMERIAFQQRVLRRMHRRRK; encoded by the coding sequence GTGGCAACCTACTCTCAGGCGATGACGGATCGCGAGAACCCGAAGCGGGCGAGCGTGTCGCCGCCGGATTGGGCCCCGGGCCCCATCACGCGGTGGCTGACGCCGGTCACTCGCTGGATCATCACGAACTTCGTGGCTCCACCCTGCGTCTTCCTTCTCTTCGGTCTCCTCAACCGGACGCGGGTCTACGGGCGACGACGAATCCGCCACGTCCCGAACACCCTCGTTCTCTCGAATCACCAATCGATGATCGACTCGTTTCCGATCGCCTACTACCTCTTTTTCCCGGAAAAGATGTTCAGGCCCGAACTGGCGCCCTGGAACGCGGCCGCAGCGGAGAACTTCTTCAAGAACCCGTTCTTTGCCTGGGTGTTCCACCAGTTCCAGTGCATTCCGGTGCGGCGCGGCCGCCGCGACTTGAGCGCGATGATCCGCTCGGCCAACGTGCTTCGAGCGGGGATCCTCACCTTCTTCCCGGAGGGTACGCGCTCGCGGGACGGCCGGGTCGGACGCGGGCGGGCGGGCGCGGGCATGGTCATCCTCCAGACCCGTCCCCAGGTGGTCCCGATCACGCTGGAGGGGCTCGATCGCGTCCTTCCCATAGGCTCCCGCCTTCCGCGGATCGGGCAGCGGGTGTCGATCTACGTGGGCCGGCCCGTGCCGTACGACGACCTCGCCGCCGAGGGCCGTTCGCGAAAGAACGCCCAACAGATCGTCGATCGGGTGATGGAGCGGATCGCCTTCCAGCAGCGCGTTCTCCGGCGCATGCACCGCCGCCGCAAGTAG